In Streptomyces longhuiensis, the following proteins share a genomic window:
- a CDS encoding pyridoxamine 5'-phosphate oxidase family protein — MPSEFQEDRAREKRAVELIAGVDHGRVATSMRALPFLAPARHIVADGRVVLRLHQGYGYHRACAGGVVAYGADNLNDRDPADGHWSVQFVGTCEAIEPTPGQLGLFGSAPRFVDGEPFAPVYLRIEPQFVTVHELTGGARHPKRPFHHVL; from the coding sequence ATGCCCTCCGAATTCCAGGAAGACCGCGCCCGGGAAAAGCGCGCCGTCGAGCTGATCGCCGGCGTGGACCACGGCCGGGTGGCGACCAGCATGCGCGCGCTCCCCTTCCTCGCCCCGGCCCGCCACATCGTGGCGGACGGCCGGGTCGTCCTGCGCCTGCACCAGGGCTACGGCTACCACCGGGCCTGCGCCGGTGGCGTCGTCGCGTACGGCGCCGACAACCTGAACGACCGGGACCCCGCCGACGGCCACTGGTCGGTCCAGTTCGTCGGCACCTGCGAGGCCATCGAACCGACCCCCGGCCAACTCGGCCTCTTCGGCTCCGCGCCCCGCTTCGTCGACGGAGAGCCCTTCGCCCCCGTCTACCTGCGGATCGAGCCCCAGTTCGTCACCGTGCACGAACTGACGGGCGGCGCCCGTCATCCGAAGCGACCCTTTCACCACGTTCTGTAG
- the pdhA gene encoding pyruvate dehydrogenase (acetyl-transferring) E1 component subunit alpha, with product MTVDSTAAARTPRKRTAAKKSAKKSPGAGAPDLVQLLSPEGRRVEDPAHAEYAAFVEDITADELRGLYRDMVLTRRFDAEATSLQRQGELGLWASLLGQEAAQIGSGRATRDDDYVFPTYREHGVAWCRGVDPTNLLGMFRGVNNGGWDPNSNNFHLYTIVIGSQTLHATGYAMGVAKDGADSAVIAYFGDGASSQGDVAESFTFSAVYNAPVVFFCQNNQWAISEPTEKQTRVPLYQRAQGYGFPGVRVDGNDVLACLAVTKWALERARRGEGPTLVEAFTYRMGAHTTSDDPSKYRADEEREAWEAKDPILRLRTYLESETDTDEGYFAELEAESEALGLRVREVVRAMPDPDRMAIFENAYADGHALVDEERAQFAAYQASFTTESDSDSVAGSGGN from the coding sequence GTGACCGTGGACAGCACTGCCGCCGCGCGTACGCCGCGCAAGCGCACCGCTGCGAAAAAGTCTGCGAAGAAGTCCCCGGGTGCGGGAGCGCCCGACCTCGTTCAGCTGTTGAGCCCCGAGGGCCGGCGCGTGGAGGACCCCGCGCACGCCGAGTACGCCGCGTTCGTCGAGGACATCACGGCCGACGAGCTGCGCGGCCTGTACCGCGACATGGTCCTCACCCGCCGCTTCGACGCGGAGGCCACGTCGCTGCAGCGACAGGGCGAGCTGGGCCTGTGGGCCTCGCTGCTCGGCCAGGAGGCCGCGCAGATCGGCTCGGGCCGCGCCACGCGCGACGACGACTACGTCTTCCCCACCTACCGTGAGCACGGCGTCGCCTGGTGCAGGGGCGTCGACCCGACGAACCTGCTCGGCATGTTCCGCGGCGTGAACAACGGCGGCTGGGACCCGAACAGCAACAACTTCCACCTGTACACGATCGTCATCGGCTCGCAGACGCTGCACGCCACGGGCTACGCCATGGGCGTCGCCAAGGACGGCGCGGACAGCGCGGTGATCGCGTACTTCGGTGACGGCGCCTCCAGCCAGGGCGACGTCGCCGAGTCGTTCACGTTCTCCGCGGTCTACAACGCGCCCGTCGTGTTCTTCTGCCAGAACAACCAGTGGGCGATCTCGGAGCCGACCGAGAAGCAGACCCGGGTGCCGCTCTACCAGCGCGCGCAGGGCTACGGCTTCCCCGGTGTCCGCGTCGACGGCAACGACGTGCTGGCCTGCCTGGCCGTCACCAAGTGGGCCCTGGAGCGTGCCCGCAGGGGCGAGGGGCCGACGCTGGTCGAGGCGTTCACGTACCGCATGGGCGCGCACACCACCTCCGACGACCCGTCGAAGTACCGGGCCGACGAGGAGCGCGAGGCGTGGGAGGCGAAGGACCCGATCCTGCGCCTGCGCACGTATCTCGAGTCCGAAACTGACACGGACGAGGGATATTTCGCGGAACTCGAGGCCGAGAGCGAAGCGTTGGGTCTTCGAGTACGCGAGGTCGTGCGGGCCATGCCGGACCCGGACCGGATGGCCATCTTCGAGAACGCGTACGCGGACGGGCACGCGCTCGTCGACGAGGAGCGTGCCCAGTTCGCCGCCTACCAGGCGTCGTTCACCACGGAATCCGATAGCGACTCCGTCGCGGGCTCGGGAGGCAACTGA
- a CDS encoding alpha-ketoacid dehydrogenase subunit beta: protein MAVQKLPLAKAINESLRTALDTDPKVLIMGEDVGKLGGVFRVTDGLQKDFGEDRVIDTPLAESGIVGTAIGLALRGYRPVVEIQFDGFVFPAYDQIVTQLAKMHARALGKIKLPVVVRIPYGGGIGAVEHHSESPEALFAHVAGLKVVSPSNSSDAYWMMQQAIQSDDPVIFFEPKRRYWDKGEVDTEAIPGPLHGARTVREGTDLTLVAYGPMVKVCLEVAAAAQEEGKSLEVVDLRSMSPIDFDAVQKSVEKTRRLVVVHEAPVFLGTGAEIAARITERCFYHLEAPVLRVGGYHVPYPPARLEDEYLPGLDRVLDAVDRSLAY from the coding sequence ATGGCGGTACAGAAGCTTCCGCTCGCCAAGGCGATCAACGAGTCGCTGCGCACGGCGCTCGACACCGACCCCAAGGTCCTCATCATGGGCGAGGACGTCGGCAAGCTCGGCGGCGTCTTCCGCGTCACGGACGGGTTGCAGAAGGACTTCGGCGAGGACCGGGTCATCGACACCCCGCTCGCCGAGTCCGGCATCGTCGGCACGGCCATCGGCCTCGCGCTGCGCGGGTACCGGCCGGTCGTGGAGATCCAGTTCGACGGTTTCGTCTTCCCCGCGTACGACCAGATCGTCACGCAGCTCGCGAAGATGCACGCCCGCGCGCTCGGCAAGATCAAGCTGCCGGTCGTCGTGCGGATCCCGTACGGCGGCGGCATCGGCGCGGTCGAGCACCACTCGGAGTCGCCGGAGGCGCTGTTCGCGCACGTGGCGGGCCTGAAGGTGGTCTCCCCGTCGAACTCGTCGGACGCGTACTGGATGATGCAGCAGGCCATCCAGAGCGACGACCCGGTGATCTTCTTCGAGCCGAAGCGGCGCTACTGGGACAAGGGCGAGGTCGACACCGAGGCGATCCCCGGCCCCCTGCACGGCGCGCGCACGGTGCGCGAGGGCACGGATCTGACGCTCGTCGCGTACGGGCCGATGGTGAAGGTCTGCCTGGAGGTGGCCGCGGCCGCCCAGGAGGAGGGCAAGTCCCTGGAGGTCGTCGACCTGCGCTCCATGTCGCCGATCGACTTCGACGCGGTGCAGAAGTCCGTCGAGAAGACCCGCCGGCTCGTCGTGGTGCACGAGGCCCCGGTCTTCCTCGGTACGGGCGCGGAGATCGCCGCGCGGATCACCGAGCGCTGCTTCTACCACCTGGAGGCGCCCGTGCTGCGGGTCGGCGGCTATCACGTGCCGTACCCGCCGGCGCGCCTCGAGGACGAGTACCTGCCGGGCCTCGACCGGGTGCTCGATGCCGTCGACCGCTCGCTTGCGTACTGA
- a CDS encoding response regulator, which produces MSEDGKIRVFLLDDHEVVRRGVHEMLSVEEDIEVVGEAGTAADAMVRIPATRPDVAVLDVRLPDGSGVEVCREIRSQDESVKCLMLTSFADDEALFDAIMAGASGYVLKAIRGNELLNAVRDVAAGKSLLDPVATARVLERLRDGGRGKEDDRLANLTDQERKILDLIGEGLTNRVIGEHLHLAEKTIKNYVSSLLSKLGMERRSQAAAYVARLQAEKRR; this is translated from the coding sequence GTGTCCGAAGACGGAAAAATTCGCGTATTTCTACTCGATGACCACGAAGTCGTACGCCGCGGAGTGCACGAGATGCTCTCCGTCGAGGAGGACATCGAAGTCGTCGGAGAAGCCGGCACGGCCGCCGACGCCATGGTCCGCATCCCCGCCACGCGCCCCGATGTCGCCGTCCTGGATGTGCGGCTCCCGGACGGCAGCGGCGTCGAGGTGTGCCGCGAGATCCGTTCCCAGGACGAGTCGGTCAAGTGCCTGATGCTCACCTCGTTCGCCGACGACGAGGCACTCTTCGACGCGATCATGGCGGGCGCCTCCGGCTACGTGCTGAAGGCCATCAGGGGGAACGAACTCCTGAACGCGGTCCGTGACGTCGCCGCCGGGAAGTCCCTGCTCGACCCCGTCGCCACCGCCCGCGTCCTCGAAAGGCTCCGCGACGGCGGCCGTGGCAAGGAGGACGACCGGCTCGCGAACCTGACCGACCAGGAGCGCAAGATCCTCGACCTGATCGGCGAGGGCCTGACCAACCGGGTCATCGGGGAACACCTGCATCTCGCCGAGAAAACGATCAAGAATTACGTGTCCAGCCTGCTGTCGAAACTGGGCATGGAACGCCGCTCGCAGGCCGCCGCGTACGTGGCGCGACTGCAGGCCGAGAAGCGCCGCTGA